The following are encoded together in the Pedobacter steynii genome:
- the katG gene encoding catalase/peroxidase HPI, giving the protein MERESNDISKCPFHNGSMKHNVGGGGTRNNDWWPNQLKLSILRQHSSLSSPMGEDFDYAEAFKSLDLAAVKNDLHALMTDSQDWWPADFGHYGGLFIRMAWHSAGTYRVGDGRGGAGAGLQRFAPLNSWPDNVSLDKARRLLWPIKQKYGHSISWADLMILAGNVALESMGFKTFGFAGGREDVWEADESVYWGSETTWLGGDLRYAHGSPGVEGDGVLVTDDKADGDVHSRNLEKPLAAVQMGLIYVNPEGPDGNPDPIAAAKDIRDTFGRMAMDDEETVALIAGGHSFGKTHGAASADHVGKEPEAVDLELQGLGWSNSYGSGKGADAITSGLEVIWTKTPTQWSNNFFENLFGFEWELSKSPAGAHQWVAKDAEAFIPDAFDASKKHLPTMLTTDLSLRFDPAYEKISRRFLENPDAFADAFARAWFKLTHRDMGPRERYLGPEVPQEELLWQDPIPAVNHVLIDENDIVALKAKISDAGLSVSELVSTAWASASTFRGSDKRGGANGARIRLAPQKYWQVNNNAQLQKVLNILESIQREFNVAQANGKKVSLADLIVLAGSAGVEKAAKDAGQAITVPFTPGRMDASQEQTDVESFGYLEPAADGFRNYRKTKVPVSTEELLIDKAHLLTLTAPELTVLLGGMRALNTNFDGSKHGVFTSRPGQLTNDFFVNLLDMNTVWKAVSPDREVYEGRDRNTNEVKWTGTRADLVFGSNSELRAIAEVYGIAGAHGKFTKDFVAAWTKVMNLDRYDLK; this is encoded by the coding sequence ATGGAAAGAGAATCAAATGACATCAGTAAATGCCCCTTTCATAACGGAAGCATGAAACACAACGTTGGTGGTGGCGGTACCCGGAACAACGATTGGTGGCCCAATCAGTTAAAGCTGAGTATTTTGCGTCAGCACTCCTCTTTGTCGAGCCCGATGGGCGAAGATTTTGATTATGCAGAAGCTTTTAAAAGCCTCGATCTTGCAGCGGTAAAAAATGACCTTCATGCACTCATGACCGATTCACAGGATTGGTGGCCGGCAGATTTTGGCCATTATGGTGGCTTGTTTATACGCATGGCATGGCATAGTGCCGGAACCTATCGTGTAGGGGATGGCCGTGGAGGTGCTGGTGCTGGTTTACAGCGTTTTGCGCCGCTGAACAGTTGGCCAGATAACGTAAGCCTGGATAAAGCGCGCAGATTACTTTGGCCGATTAAGCAAAAATATGGTCACAGTATTTCCTGGGCGGATCTGATGATCCTTGCAGGTAACGTGGCGTTGGAGTCAATGGGTTTTAAAACTTTTGGCTTTGCCGGCGGACGTGAAGATGTATGGGAAGCAGACGAATCTGTGTATTGGGGTTCTGAAACCACCTGGCTGGGTGGCGATTTGCGTTATGCACATGGATCGCCCGGGGTAGAAGGTGATGGGGTATTGGTTACAGACGACAAGGCCGACGGTGATGTTCATTCCCGAAATCTGGAAAAACCGCTTGCTGCTGTACAAATGGGCCTGATTTACGTAAACCCGGAAGGTCCGGACGGAAATCCTGATCCCATTGCTGCTGCTAAAGATATCCGTGATACATTTGGCCGTATGGCGATGGACGATGAAGAAACGGTTGCTTTAATAGCCGGTGGTCACAGCTTCGGCAAAACGCATGGTGCTGCCTCTGCCGATCATGTAGGCAAAGAGCCTGAAGCGGTAGATCTGGAATTGCAGGGCTTAGGCTGGAGCAACAGTTATGGTTCTGGTAAAGGTGCTGATGCAATTACCAGCGGATTGGAAGTGATATGGACAAAAACACCAACACAATGGAGCAATAATTTCTTCGAAAATCTCTTTGGTTTTGAGTGGGAATTGTCGAAAAGCCCTGCCGGTGCACACCAATGGGTAGCCAAAGATGCAGAAGCCTTTATCCCTGATGCCTTTGATGCCTCAAAAAAGCATCTTCCGACCATGCTGACTACCGATCTTTCCTTAAGATTTGATCCTGCTTACGAAAAAATATCACGTCGCTTTCTGGAAAACCCTGATGCATTTGCAGATGCTTTTGCACGCGCCTGGTTTAAATTAACCCACCGGGATATGGGACCACGTGAACGTTACCTGGGACCTGAAGTGCCACAGGAAGAGTTGCTATGGCAGGATCCTATTCCGGCGGTTAATCATGTACTGATCGATGAAAATGACATTGTGGCATTGAAAGCAAAAATATCGGATGCTGGTTTAAGTGTATCTGAACTGGTTTCTACTGCATGGGCTTCAGCTTCTACCTTCCGGGGCTCTGACAAACGTGGTGGTGCCAATGGTGCACGCATTCGTCTTGCTCCGCAAAAATACTGGCAGGTGAATAATAATGCGCAATTGCAAAAAGTGTTGAACATACTGGAAAGCATTCAAAGAGAGTTTAATGTTGCACAGGCAAATGGCAAAAAAGTTTCGCTGGCGGATTTGATTGTACTCGCTGGTTCCGCCGGTGTGGAAAAAGCAGCTAAAGATGCAGGTCAGGCTATCACGGTTCCTTTTACACCTGGTCGTATGGATGCTTCACAGGAACAAACTGATGTGGAATCATTCGGTTATCTGGAGCCTGCTGCCGATGGTTTCCGTAACTACCGTAAAACAAAAGTCCCTGTCTCAACTGAAGAATTACTGATAGATAAAGCTCATTTGCTTACACTTACTGCACCTGAATTAACCGTGTTATTGGGAGGTATGCGTGCTTTGAATACTAATTTTGATGGATCTAAACATGGGGTTTTCACTTCACGCCCTGGTCAGCTAACCAACGATTTCTTTGTAAACCTGCTCGATATGAATACCGTATGGAAAGCAGTGTCTCCGGATAGAGAAGTTTATGAAGGTCGCGACCGGAATACGAATGAAGTAAAATGGACCGGTACCCGTGCAGACCTGGTTTTTGGCTCCAATTCAGAATTGAGAGCTATTGCAGAAGTTTATGGGATTGCAGGTGCTCATGGCAAATTTACAAAAGATTTTGTGGCAGCCTGGACTAAAGTAATGAACCTGGACAGATATGATTTAAAGTAA
- a CDS encoding DUF3320 domain-containing protein, whose product MQESILPKLEASRKELLDLGMRNTLINYKIPKARGIHVVQEKSSSIFDIIVRQNKAMTFLSRPGTDGDDTSEMPELSEEELEDAYNDTRLQTSEPEQKLQTKILNTYYFARTSIEEQGVNILYLSLGMLNWYEQGNTTEPRQAPLVLLPVSLERSSASERFRLRYTGGDIGANLSLQAKMMVDFNITVPDLEDMEDFDIKAYMDDIAKRVKHHAAWSVDQDAIELGFFSFGKFMIYHDLDSSKWPEDGKPYDHSILTSLFGAGFTDAEPTANSEHNLDKETKAHELFHVVDADSSQVLAMLAVHEGRNLVIQGPPGTGKSQTITNLIANAVGHGKKVLFVAEKMAALEVVKRRLDSIHLGEACLELHSHKANKRELHTELKRVLDLGKPTLTHLENELVELDGYRGRLNGYCNSINKEIGKSGLSGQKVIGYLQQIADQYKNIKLVNVPIADIGDWDMIRMSSAEKRAEEIEARLKEIGVPANLLFYGTKLKLLLTHEQEGYQTLINTALKDTKDLENAAKEVAAWLLMPEPGNAIEIAGLMAAAKIVAESPDLREIAVTDIAWTANYEDLRELLETGDRLSILKHSYDQILLPEAWNQNVLHIRQNLITHGQKWYKFLIGDYKRSIKELASFARVPLPDDLASKIRYTDDILEAGRLAATLAEHEALAIKVFGTRWQKFKTRWQELYQILQFISKVHQDIANAVYPASLLEVLSKNEKPARASELAGKLNEASSRQIESVDALLGKLLFDSSMVAEDRRLAGLNFASQLDLLQRWSDRFIEVQHAVQWNNLVEMAQQDGFAQLTILAAEWEGAASYLKISLQKTWYEYLITEVMTERPPLRSFERTSHEETIEKFKKLDLLNLVYNRARVALKHYESLPKPEGGGQMSVLRTEFNRKARHMPIRKLMQEAGLAIQAIKPVFMMSPMSIASFLPPGDIEFDLVIFDEASQVRPVEALGAVLRGKQLVVVGDTKQLPPTSFFDKLNTDIEDEDNVTADMQSILGMADSQGAPQRMLRWHYRSRHESLISLSNQEFYENKLVIFPSPGSKYQMGLAFHYLPDAVYDRGNTRSNPIEAETVADAVIQHALHNPKQSLGVVAFSTSQMQAIQNALEIKRRKNPEVESFFRSHAEEPFFVKNLENVQGDERDVIFISIGYGKIEDGKVPMSFGPLNNEGGERRLNVLITRAKYRCEVFANITSDDINTTATTKFGIRALKSFLYFAQHGKFAVDQDVPLLTERPFEQMVADRLTAAGYTVRNKVGSEGFYLDLGVVDPEHPGRYLLGIDCDGESYGQSKSARDRDRLRKQVLQGIGWKMYQIWSTEWYRNPEREFKRLLDFLEKVKAQTSLDDQMEEEVRSEMITLVREEREEVDLSVPVYEQARLSLDQNAEELHLVPFGKLGNWIAEVVEKESPVHFDEMARRIAEAAGISKIGSRIRYTLEAAANYAVSSGLITRKEDFLWHPEMEAAIIRSRVGLSATSKKLAYIAPEEMSEAIVKVVGESIAIQPEVAVPLIAKLFGFSRVTEEMKKELLTVLEQNVNTGKIRKDGELLKEI is encoded by the coding sequence ATGCAGGAATCCATCCTTCCCAAATTAGAAGCATCGAGAAAAGAACTGTTGGATTTGGGTATGCGCAATACCTTAATTAATTACAAGATACCTAAAGCGAGGGGCATCCATGTGGTGCAGGAAAAGTCATCCTCAATTTTTGATATTATTGTTCGGCAGAACAAAGCAATGACCTTTCTAAGCAGACCGGGAACAGATGGTGATGATACCAGTGAGATGCCAGAACTCAGCGAAGAGGAACTGGAAGATGCTTACAATGATACCCGACTGCAAACCAGCGAACCTGAGCAGAAACTTCAAACTAAGATTCTCAATACCTATTACTTTGCCCGTACCAGTATAGAGGAGCAAGGTGTTAATATTTTATACCTGTCGCTGGGCATGCTGAACTGGTATGAGCAGGGCAATACGACTGAGCCACGTCAGGCACCATTGGTTTTGCTACCGGTATCCCTTGAAAGATCGAGCGCAAGCGAGCGTTTCAGATTGAGGTATACCGGCGGAGACATCGGGGCTAATCTGTCCCTGCAAGCCAAGATGATGGTGGATTTCAACATCACCGTTCCGGATTTAGAGGACATGGAAGATTTTGATATTAAGGCTTACATGGATGATATTGCCAAACGGGTGAAACACCATGCTGCCTGGAGTGTAGACCAGGATGCAATTGAACTTGGTTTTTTCTCTTTTGGTAAGTTCATGATCTATCATGATCTGGATAGCAGTAAATGGCCCGAAGATGGTAAACCTTATGACCATTCCATTCTTACTTCATTATTTGGGGCAGGCTTTACGGATGCCGAGCCAACGGCTAATTCCGAACATAACCTGGATAAGGAGACAAAAGCCCATGAGCTTTTTCATGTGGTAGATGCAGACAGCTCACAGGTGTTGGCCATGCTGGCTGTTCATGAGGGAAGAAACCTGGTTATTCAGGGTCCTCCGGGCACAGGGAAATCTCAAACCATTACTAACCTGATTGCCAATGCCGTTGGTCATGGTAAAAAAGTATTGTTTGTGGCAGAGAAAATGGCGGCTCTGGAAGTCGTAAAACGACGGCTGGATTCCATTCATCTGGGAGAAGCCTGTTTGGAACTTCACAGTCATAAGGCGAATAAGAGAGAGTTGCATACGGAATTGAAACGCGTGCTGGATCTGGGGAAACCTACTTTGACACATTTGGAGAATGAGTTGGTTGAATTGGATGGTTATCGCGGCAGGCTGAATGGTTATTGCAATTCAATCAATAAGGAGATTGGTAAGAGTGGATTATCCGGACAAAAAGTAATCGGTTATCTGCAACAGATTGCCGATCAATATAAGAACATAAAACTGGTTAATGTGCCGATTGCCGATATCGGGGATTGGGACATGATCCGGATGAGCAGCGCAGAGAAGAGGGCGGAGGAGATCGAAGCCCGATTAAAAGAAATCGGTGTGCCGGCCAATTTATTGTTTTATGGTACTAAGCTTAAACTCTTACTGACACATGAGCAGGAGGGGTATCAGACTTTGATAAACACGGCGCTGAAAGATACCAAAGACTTAGAAAATGCGGCAAAGGAAGTGGCTGCGTGGTTGCTTATGCCCGAACCGGGAAACGCTATCGAAATTGCAGGATTGATGGCTGCTGCGAAAATTGTGGCCGAAAGTCCCGATTTAAGAGAAATCGCTGTAACAGATATTGCCTGGACTGCCAATTATGAGGACCTGCGGGAACTGTTGGAGACCGGAGATCGTTTGAGCATATTAAAGCATTCTTACGATCAGATTCTTTTACCGGAAGCCTGGAATCAAAACGTTTTGCATATCCGTCAAAACCTCATCACGCATGGGCAAAAATGGTATAAGTTCCTTATTGGCGATTATAAGAGAAGTATAAAAGAACTGGCTTCCTTTGCCCGGGTACCATTGCCCGATGATTTGGCATCTAAAATCAGGTATACGGACGATATATTGGAGGCCGGCAGATTGGCTGCAACTTTGGCCGAACATGAGGCTTTGGCTATAAAGGTATTCGGAACCCGCTGGCAAAAATTCAAAACCCGCTGGCAGGAATTGTATCAGATACTTCAATTCATTTCCAAAGTACATCAGGATATCGCCAATGCAGTGTATCCTGCAAGTTTATTGGAGGTGCTGAGCAAAAATGAGAAGCCTGCACGTGCCTCTGAATTGGCCGGTAAATTAAATGAGGCATCGTCCAGGCAAATAGAAAGTGTGGATGCTTTACTTGGAAAATTGCTTTTCGACAGCAGTATGGTGGCCGAAGACAGACGTCTGGCAGGACTGAATTTCGCATCCCAGCTGGATTTGCTGCAGCGCTGGTCTGATCGTTTTATAGAAGTCCAGCATGCTGTACAGTGGAACAATCTGGTAGAGATGGCTCAACAGGATGGCTTTGCCCAGCTGACTATCCTTGCTGCAGAATGGGAGGGGGCCGCCTCTTACTTAAAGATTTCACTGCAAAAAACCTGGTATGAATACTTGATTACCGAGGTCATGACCGAGCGTCCGCCTTTACGTAGTTTTGAGCGTACGAGTCATGAAGAAACGATAGAGAAATTTAAAAAGCTTGACCTGCTCAATCTTGTTTATAACAGGGCGCGCGTTGCGCTGAAGCATTATGAATCTTTGCCGAAGCCAGAAGGCGGTGGACAAATGAGTGTATTACGTACAGAGTTTAACCGAAAGGCCAGACATATGCCGATCCGTAAGCTGATGCAGGAAGCAGGATTAGCCATTCAGGCAATTAAACCGGTTTTTATGATGAGCCCGATGTCAATTGCCAGTTTTCTTCCTCCGGGAGATATTGAGTTTGATCTGGTGATTTTTGATGAGGCCAGTCAGGTTCGTCCTGTTGAGGCCCTGGGTGCAGTGTTGCGCGGAAAACAACTGGTTGTAGTTGGTGATACCAAACAATTGCCGCCGACGAGCTTCTTTGATAAGCTGAATACCGACATTGAAGATGAGGATAATGTGACTGCTGATATGCAAAGCATTCTTGGAATGGCTGATAGTCAGGGGGCGCCACAACGCATGTTACGCTGGCATTACAGAAGTCGCCATGAATCATTAATCAGCCTGTCTAACCAGGAATTTTACGAAAACAAACTGGTCATTTTTCCTAGTCCGGGTTCAAAATACCAGATGGGACTCGCCTTTCATTACCTGCCGGATGCGGTATACGACCGTGGGAATACCAGAAGTAATCCTATAGAAGCCGAAACCGTGGCAGACGCAGTGATTCAGCATGCTCTGCACAATCCAAAGCAAAGTCTTGGGGTGGTTGCTTTCAGTACTTCGCAAATGCAGGCGATACAAAATGCCCTGGAGATTAAAAGGAGAAAGAACCCGGAAGTGGAGAGCTTTTTCAGGAGTCATGCTGAGGAGCCTTTCTTTGTGAAAAACCTGGAGAATGTACAGGGTGATGAGCGGGATGTGATTTTCATCAGTATTGGCTACGGCAAAATTGAGGACGGAAAGGTGCCGATGAGCTTTGGCCCGCTAAATAATGAAGGTGGAGAACGGCGGTTGAATGTATTGATCACCAGGGCAAAATACCGTTGTGAGGTTTTCGCTAACATTACTTCGGATGATATCAATACGACTGCAACAACCAAGTTCGGCATCAGGGCTTTAAAGAGCTTCCTGTATTTTGCACAGCATGGTAAATTTGCGGTAGACCAGGACGTACCTTTGCTTACTGAACGTCCGTTTGAGCAAATGGTGGCCGACCGTTTAACCGCTGCAGGTTATACGGTTAGGAATAAAGTAGGATCTGAAGGTTTTTATCTTGACCTGGGTGTAGTGGATCCTGAACATCCCGGAAGGTATTTGTTGGGGATTGATTGTGATGGGGAATCCTACGGGCAGTCTAAGTCGGCCCGCGACCGTGACCGCTTGCGTAAACAGGTTCTGCAGGGGATCGGCTGGAAGATGTATCAGATCTGGAGTACCGAATGGTATCGCAATCCTGAACGGGAGTTTAAACGCCTGCTGGATTTTCTGGAAAAGGTAAAGGCACAGACATCGCTCGATGATCAGATGGAGGAAGAGGTGCGTTCGGAGATGATTACACTGGTAAGAGAGGAAAGGGAAGAGGTTGATCTGAGTGTTCCGGTATATGAACAAGCCAGACTTTCCCTTGATCAGAATGCGGAAGAGTTACACCTTGTGCCTTTTGGTAAATTGGGCAATTGGATTGCTGAAGTGGTGGAAAAAGAAAGTCCCGTGCATTTCGATGAAATGGCGAGGAGAATTGCTGAGGCTGCAGGGATTTCGAAAATTGGTTCCAGAATACGCTATACATTGGAAGCAGCAGCGAATTATGCGGTAAGTTCCGGTTTGATAACCAGGAAAGAAGATTTTCTTTGGCATCCTGAAATGGAGGCTGCGATTATTCGCAGCAGGGTAGGTTTAAGTGCTACTTCCAAAAAGCTGGCTTACATTGCCCCGGAAGAAATGAGCGAGGCGATTGTTAAGGTGGTGGGAGAATCTATTGCGATTCAGCCTGAGGTAGCCGTTCCTTTGATTGCAAAATTATTTGGCTTTAGCAGGGTTACGGAAGAAATGAAGAAGGAATTACTGACGGTATTGGAGCAAAATGTAAATACAGGTAAAATCAGGAAAGACGGAGAGTTGCTCAAGGAGATTTAA
- a CDS encoding glycoside hydrolase family 76 protein, translating into MLGRKIIFTFLVFMAGAVTPAAFAQRSVFEQHVSDINKNINLLLKDPKTGLYFETTDSIQKENPHSWLWPLCALVQAANEMDVLYPKQEHLKPVVKAIDQYYSEKVPVAYQDYVTAERLSSRFYDDNQWVAIAYLDAYNRTKEKHYLKKAIMVYEYMITGMDDKVGGGLYWKEGDFSTKNTCSNAPAVLVALQLYKVTEEKKYLETAIAVYDWTNKKLRSPEGLFYDNVKIPGGEIDRKFYTYNAGAMLQANALLYTITNHKKYLQEAQQIAKASKSYFFKDNRLPGHYWFNAVLFRGCIELYKIDRNKDWIDIFRNEAQRIWTEERDESNLIGKNKQKSLIDQAAMMEIYARLISLEK; encoded by the coding sequence ATGCTAGGAAGAAAAATTATATTTACTTTTTTAGTGTTCATGGCTGGGGCTGTGACACCAGCTGCTTTCGCACAAAGGTCTGTTTTTGAGCAGCACGTTTCGGATATCAATAAAAACATCAACCTTTTGCTGAAGGACCCTAAAACAGGTCTGTATTTTGAAACGACAGATTCTATACAGAAGGAAAATCCCCATTCCTGGTTATGGCCGCTCTGTGCATTGGTACAGGCAGCCAATGAAATGGATGTTTTATATCCTAAACAGGAACACCTGAAACCTGTAGTGAAAGCCATTGATCAGTATTATAGTGAAAAAGTGCCGGTGGCCTACCAGGATTATGTGACGGCTGAACGGTTAAGTTCCCGTTTTTATGACGATAACCAATGGGTCGCTATTGCTTATCTGGATGCCTATAACCGGACTAAGGAGAAACACTATCTTAAGAAAGCCATTATGGTATATGAATATATGATTACCGGAATGGATGATAAGGTAGGTGGAGGTTTGTATTGGAAGGAGGGAGACTTTAGTACCAAGAATACCTGTTCCAATGCGCCGGCGGTATTGGTTGCTTTGCAGTTGTATAAAGTTACAGAAGAAAAGAAGTATCTGGAAACTGCTATAGCGGTGTATGACTGGACCAATAAAAAACTTCGTTCTCCGGAAGGCCTGTTCTATGACAATGTGAAAATACCTGGTGGTGAGATCGACCGTAAGTTTTATACTTACAATGCTGGTGCGATGCTTCAGGCCAATGCTTTATTGTATACGATCACCAATCATAAAAAGTATTTACAGGAAGCACAACAGATTGCCAAAGCATCGAAAAGCTACTTTTTTAAGGACAATCGCTTACCCGGACATTATTGGTTTAATGCGGTTTTGTTTAGAGGCTGTATCGAATTGTACAAAATCGATAGGAATAAGGATTGGATTGATATCTTCCGAAATGAGGCACAAAGAATCTGGACTGAAGAGCGGGATGAATCGAATCTGATTGGAAAGAACAAACAGAAATCTTTAATTGATCAGGCTGCAATGATGGAGATTTATGCCAGGTTGATATCGCTGGAAAAATAA
- a CDS encoding WG repeat-containing protein — protein sequence MRLNYKKILSILLLTTFCTVAFAQKEKRRLAQVWVNDKCGFIDSSGSEVIPSIYDDAGPWGNNLVPVNIGKYTPGPVSVLMAPIDPGRTSPTDSINRKEKYIDITVKKEENGKWGYCNASGVLVIPVQFTNTTFFYEGMAGVEINGKWGFIDTKGKTVVQPVYDTVGYFSQGLAAVAKNGSYGYINLKGEEVIKLQYTHADAFEKGYAKVLEKYTSGNNGKKSIGRMIDLKGKAVTDAKYDVETNFSNGLISFSLAASKPEDSFIYGLINITGQVITPPVYREILNFSDGLARVMVYKRHEFYDEFVPHYGYIDTRGREVVKPNLAKAESFNYGMAVVARFDKKDDGESEHALINAKGEQVLGFNWKSLIILDSRHLLANSIKNPYENVIIDPNGKKLLSLGGNGFRGLGNGLFTVVNVEEESTAFIGLNKRPAIDFSKNKKRKFISYQFGLIRYTDLDGNYEESGKIKLGLMDLKGNILVKPKYNEIMDFEPTDYPL from the coding sequence ATGCGATTAAACTATAAAAAAATCCTGTCAATTCTACTGTTGACTACCTTTTGCACTGTGGCATTTGCGCAAAAGGAAAAAAGACGTTTGGCCCAGGTCTGGGTAAATGATAAATGTGGGTTTATCGATTCTTCCGGTTCTGAGGTAATTCCGTCTATTTATGATGACGCTGGCCCCTGGGGCAATAACCTTGTGCCGGTAAATATTGGGAAATATACTCCCGGACCTGTATCCGTGTTAATGGCGCCAATTGATCCTGGAAGAACAAGTCCCACAGATTCTATCAATCGCAAGGAGAAATACATAGACATCACTGTGAAAAAAGAAGAAAATGGCAAATGGGGCTATTGTAATGCTTCAGGGGTATTGGTAATTCCAGTTCAGTTCACCAACACCACTTTTTTTTATGAAGGAATGGCAGGGGTAGAAATTAATGGTAAATGGGGCTTTATTGATACAAAAGGAAAAACAGTAGTTCAACCGGTATATGATACTGTTGGATATTTTTCTCAAGGACTTGCCGCAGTAGCAAAAAACGGAAGTTATGGCTATATCAATTTGAAAGGAGAGGAAGTTATCAAACTTCAGTATACTCATGCTGATGCCTTTGAAAAAGGGTATGCAAAGGTACTTGAAAAATATACTTCCGGCAACAATGGTAAAAAAAGCATTGGAAGGATGATCGACCTTAAAGGAAAGGCCGTAACCGATGCTAAATATGACGTCGAAACCAATTTTTCAAATGGCCTGATCAGTTTTTCATTGGCCGCATCGAAACCTGAAGATAGTTTTATTTACGGATTGATCAATATAACGGGGCAGGTCATAACTCCACCTGTTTACAGGGAGATTTTAAACTTTAGCGATGGTCTGGCCAGGGTTATGGTTTATAAAAGACATGAGTTTTATGATGAGTTTGTTCCACATTATGGCTATATCGATACCAGGGGAAGGGAAGTTGTTAAACCTAATCTTGCCAAAGCAGAAAGCTTTAATTATGGTATGGCAGTTGTCGCAAGATTTGACAAAAAAGATGATGGAGAATCAGAGCATGCTCTGATTAATGCCAAAGGAGAGCAGGTACTTGGCTTCAACTGGAAAAGTTTAATTATTTTGGATAGCAGGCACCTGTTGGCAAATTCAATTAAGAACCCTTATGAAAATGTAATTATCGATCCCAATGGCAAGAAGTTACTGTCTCTTGGAGGTAATGGCTTTAGGGGCTTGGGGAATGGCTTATTTACTGTCGTTAATGTAGAGGAGGAATCAACTGCTTTTATTGGTCTGAATAAAAGGCCAGCCATAGATTTCAGCAAAAACAAAAAGAGAAAATTCATATCGTACCAATTTGGTTTAATCCGTTATACGGATCTGGATGGCAACTACGAAGAATCAGGCAAGATCAAGCTCGGTCTTATGGATTTAAAAGGCAATATACTGGTTAAACCTAAGTATAACGAAATCATGGATTTTGAGCCAACAGACTATCCTTTATAA